One genomic window of Halobellus limi includes the following:
- a CDS encoding redox-regulated ATPase YchF, translating to MLSLALAGKPNAGKSTFYKAATMADVDVGNYPFTTIDPNRGVTHARTRCPCLDREERCGNCEDGVRYVPVELLDVAGLVPGAHEGRGLGNQFLDALTDSDAILAVLDAAGGTDAEGEPVEIGTYDPVQEADFVEAELEQWLAGIIERNWESIVRKSRSPDFDIDEALTEMLTGFGATEYDVAASLRAVEYPDDPQQWSDDDRERLARDVRERTKPIVLVANKADVAPPENLDRLGESDKPVVSSTADGELALRTAAEAGVVEYLPGDEDFTVVGDVSEEQRAGLETIREVMAEHGGTGVQRAVDTAVYDVLDMVTAYPVQNETKWTDGTGEVLPDAFLLPRGSTPKDLAYAVHSDIGEGYLHAVDGKSNRRIAEDYQLEEGDVIKIVSTAS from the coding sequence ATGCTCTCGCTCGCGCTCGCCGGCAAGCCAAACGCCGGCAAGTCTACCTTCTACAAGGCCGCGACGATGGCCGACGTCGACGTCGGCAACTACCCGTTCACGACGATCGACCCGAACCGCGGCGTGACCCACGCCCGGACGCGCTGTCCCTGTCTCGACCGCGAGGAGCGCTGCGGCAACTGCGAGGACGGCGTCCGCTACGTCCCCGTCGAACTGCTCGACGTCGCCGGACTCGTGCCCGGCGCACACGAGGGACGCGGCCTCGGGAACCAGTTCCTCGACGCGCTCACCGACTCCGATGCGATTCTCGCCGTCCTCGACGCCGCCGGCGGCACCGACGCCGAGGGCGAACCCGTCGAGATCGGGACGTACGATCCCGTCCAGGAGGCCGATTTCGTCGAGGCCGAACTCGAACAGTGGCTCGCGGGGATCATCGAGCGGAACTGGGAGTCGATCGTCCGGAAGTCTCGCTCGCCCGACTTCGACATCGACGAGGCCCTGACGGAGATGCTGACGGGATTCGGCGCGACCGAGTACGACGTGGCGGCGTCGCTGCGGGCGGTCGAATATCCCGACGACCCCCAGCAGTGGAGCGACGACGACCGCGAGCGACTGGCGCGGGACGTCCGCGAGCGGACGAAGCCGATCGTGCTCGTCGCCAACAAGGCCGACGTCGCGCCGCCGGAGAACCTCGACCGACTCGGGGAGTCGGACAAGCCCGTCGTGTCGTCGACGGCCGACGGCGAACTCGCGCTGCGGACGGCCGCGGAGGCGGGCGTCGTCGAGTACCTCCCGGGCGACGAGGACTTCACCGTCGTCGGCGACGTCTCCGAGGAGCAGCGCGCGGGGCTGGAGACGATCCGCGAGGTGATGGCCGAGCACGGCGGGACCGGCGTCCAGCGCGCCGTCGACACCGCCGTCTACGACGTCCTCGATATGGTGACCGCCTACCCCGTCCAGAACGAGACGAAGTGGACCGACGGCACCGGAGAAGTGCTCCCCGACGCGTTTCTCCTGCCCCGCGGGTCGACGCCGAAGGATCTCGCGTACGCCGTTCACTCCGACATCGGCGAGGGATACCTCCACGCGGTCGACGGGAAATCCAACCGCCGGATCGCCGAGGACTACCAGTTGGAAGAGGGCGACGTGATCAAGATCGTCAGCACGGCGTCGTAG
- a CDS encoding ABC transporter permease: protein MSLESGATAEAGTPDAARTGDDEGVTATGSLSDLDTAGLAYGAAGTAVFLTVWQAAAMAVGRTYLLPSPVEVATAFAVELTAPTTFTVPFVGVSLPATRLVANLLQSLLHYLPGLVVGSVLGISLGVAMGWSGRLDDALTPVTRFLRPIPPLAWIVFAIVWIGIGHGGAAFIVGIGAFWINFYNAYAGVEGVSTHLREVAETLGVDDDLTMVRKVILPAATPSIATGIRTSIGQCWMIVVAAELFGAPGVGFQIINAAQNLATDVSVAYMAVISLVFLVSDGAFRRVERRALAWRD, encoded by the coding sequence ATGAGCCTCGAATCCGGCGCGACGGCGGAGGCGGGGACGCCGGACGCGGCGCGGACGGGGGACGACGAGGGCGTGACGGCGACCGGTTCGCTCTCGGACCTCGACACGGCCGGACTCGCCTACGGCGCGGCCGGGACGGCGGTCTTCCTCACGGTCTGGCAGGCGGCGGCGATGGCGGTCGGCCGGACGTATCTGCTCCCCTCGCCGGTCGAGGTCGCGACCGCGTTCGCCGTCGAACTCACCGCGCCGACGACGTTCACGGTCCCGTTCGTGGGCGTCTCGCTCCCGGCGACGCGGCTCGTCGCGAACCTGCTGCAGAGCCTCCTCCATTACCTCCCGGGGCTGGTCGTCGGGAGCGTCCTCGGCATCTCGCTGGGCGTCGCGATGGGCTGGAGCGGCCGCCTCGACGACGCGCTCACGCCGGTGACGCGCTTTCTCCGACCGATCCCGCCGCTGGCGTGGATCGTCTTCGCCATCGTCTGGATCGGGATCGGCCACGGCGGCGCGGCGTTCATCGTCGGGATCGGCGCGTTCTGGATCAACTTCTACAACGCCTACGCCGGCGTCGAGGGCGTCTCGACGCACCTCAGGGAAGTCGCCGAGACCCTCGGCGTCGACGACGACCTCACGATGGTCCGCAAGGTGATCCTGCCGGCGGCGACCCCCTCGATCGCGACGGGGATCCGGACGAGCATCGGGCAGTGTTGGATGATCGTCGTCGCCGCCGAACTGTTCGGCGCGCCCGGCGTCGGCTTCCAGATCATCAACGCGGCACAGAACCTCGCGACCGACGTGAGCGTGGCGTACATGGCCGTCATCAGCCTCGTCTTCCTCGTGAGCGACGGGGCGTTCCGGCGGGTCGAACGGAGGGCGCTGGCGTGGCGGGACTGA
- a CDS encoding DEAD/DEAH box helicase, whose amino-acid sequence MITLRFEDGTIRVGGLDESDAEIESLPGVAWDDRGLVARAPAHRYAELRAALDEAGIRFEDRVRPEERLSLSHAYDLREYQREAVEAWRANGDRGVVELPTGAGKTVLAIDAIAALGVPTLVVVPTIDLLEQWRRELETEFDVPVGQFGGGEQTRESITVSTYDSAYLRAEDVGGDFGLVVFDEVHHLGGEGYRDAARLLAAPARLGLTATFERPDGAHEAVADLVGPKVYEADVDDLAGEHLADYEVRRIEVALGPDERAAYEEAQGTFVDYLKRSNLSLRSGSDYRKLVMRSGSDPKAREALLAKQRARRIMMNADAKVDTLGRLLDRHREDRVIVFTAHTDLVYRLSERYLLPAITSETGAEERREILERFREGTYSRVVTANVLDEGVDVPDANVAVVLAGSGSEREFTQRLGRILRPKADGRGALLYEVVSEETAEERVADRRR is encoded by the coding sequence GTGATCACGCTGCGGTTCGAGGACGGCACGATCCGCGTGGGGGGCCTCGACGAGTCGGACGCGGAGATCGAGTCGCTCCCGGGTGTCGCGTGGGACGACCGGGGACTCGTCGCGCGCGCGCCGGCCCACCGGTACGCCGAGTTGCGAGCGGCTCTCGACGAGGCCGGGATCCGCTTCGAGGATCGGGTCCGCCCCGAGGAACGGCTGTCGCTGTCGCACGCCTACGACCTCCGCGAGTACCAGCGCGAGGCGGTCGAGGCCTGGCGCGCCAACGGCGACCGCGGCGTCGTCGAACTGCCGACCGGTGCCGGGAAGACCGTCCTCGCGATCGACGCGATCGCCGCGCTCGGCGTCCCGACGCTCGTGGTCGTGCCGACGATCGACCTCCTCGAACAGTGGCGACGCGAACTCGAAACCGAGTTCGACGTCCCGGTGGGACAGTTCGGCGGCGGCGAGCAGACTCGGGAGTCCATCACGGTGTCGACGTACGACTCGGCCTATCTGCGCGCGGAGGACGTCGGCGGCGACTTCGGCCTCGTCGTCTTCGACGAGGTCCACCACCTCGGGGGCGAGGGCTACCGCGACGCCGCCCGTCTCCTGGCCGCGCCCGCGCGGCTCGGACTCACGGCGACGTTCGAGCGCCCCGACGGCGCACACGAGGCCGTCGCCGATCTCGTGGGGCCGAAAGTGTACGAGGCCGACGTCGACGACCTCGCGGGCGAGCACCTGGCGGACTACGAGGTCCGACGGATCGAGGTCGCGCTCGGCCCCGACGAGCGGGCGGCCTACGAGGAGGCCCAGGGCACGTTTGTCGACTACCTGAAGCGCTCGAACCTCTCGCTGCGGAGCGGCTCGGACTACCGAAAACTGGTGATGCGCTCGGGGAGCGATCCGAAGGCGCGGGAGGCGCTGCTGGCGAAACAGCGCGCGCGGCGGATCATGATGAACGCGGACGCGAAGGTCGACACCCTGGGCCGGTTGCTTGACCGCCACCGCGAGGACCGGGTCATCGTCTTCACCGCTCACACCGACCTCGTCTACCGGCTCTCCGAGCGGTACCTGCTGCCGGCGATCACCAGCGAGACCGGGGCCGAAGAACGGCGAGAGATCCTGGAACGGTTCCGAGAGGGCACGTACTCGCGGGTCGTGACGGCGAACGTCCTCGACGAGGGGGTCGACGTCCCCGACGCCAACGTCGCGGTCGTCCTCGCCGGGTCGGGCTCCGAGAGAGAGTTCACCCAGCGGCTCGGCCGGATCCTCCGCCCGAAGGCCGACGGACGAGGGGCCCTGCTCTACGAGGTCGTGAGCGAGGAGACCGCGGAGGAGCGCGTGGCGGACAGACGGCGGTGA
- a CDS encoding DUF368 domain-containing protein, with translation MGAADAVPGVSGGTIALVTGIYERLIAAITAVSPARIRAVLFGFLPGRREDAVDALRAVDAGFLLVLGAGILTAIVTITRVVHVGIQDFPVLTFGFFFGLIAASAWVLFSEVAVDTLPRAAAAVAGFVLAFVVSGQAAATLGDGLPVTVAAGAIAVSAMILPGISGSLLLIILGQYEYMTGTLSAFVDALLALATGGPTAPIWEHGAVVVAFVAGAFVGLFTIAHAVRAALERARTATLAFLVALIVGALRAPVARTGGQLAELGRSWTPTAIAAFVAAAVVGAVLVVLLDHYTGIGEIDGDA, from the coding sequence ATGGGCGCGGCCGACGCCGTGCCCGGCGTCTCGGGCGGAACGATCGCGCTCGTGACCGGGATCTACGAGCGGCTGATCGCCGCGATCACGGCCGTCTCGCCCGCCCGGATCCGAGCCGTCCTTTTCGGATTCCTCCCGGGTCGCCGCGAGGACGCCGTCGACGCGCTCCGCGCGGTCGACGCCGGCTTCCTGCTGGTGCTCGGCGCGGGAATTCTCACCGCGATCGTGACGATCACCCGCGTGGTCCACGTCGGCATCCAGGACTTCCCCGTCCTCACGTTCGGGTTCTTCTTCGGGCTCATCGCCGCCTCGGCGTGGGTGCTGTTCTCGGAGGTCGCCGTCGACACGCTCCCCCGAGCGGCCGCCGCCGTCGCCGGCTTCGTCCTCGCGTTCGTCGTCTCCGGGCAGGCGGCCGCGACGCTCGGCGACGGACTCCCGGTCACCGTCGCCGCCGGCGCGATCGCGGTCAGCGCGATGATCCTCCCGGGGATCTCCGGGTCGCTGCTGCTCATCATCCTGGGCCAGTACGAGTACATGACGGGGACGCTGTCGGCGTTCGTCGACGCGCTCCTGGCACTCGCGACCGGCGGCCCGACCGCACCCATCTGGGAACACGGCGCCGTGGTCGTCGCGTTCGTCGCCGGCGCGTTCGTCGGCCTGTTCACGATCGCTCACGCCGTTCGGGCCGCGCTCGAACGCGCCCGGACGGCGACGCTCGCGTTCCTCGTCGCGCTGATCGTCGGGGCACTGCGCGCGCCGGTCGCCCGGACCGGCGGCCAGTTGGCCGAACTCGGCCGCTCCTGGACGCCGACGGCCATCGCGGCGTTCGTCGCCGCGGCCGTCGTCGGGGCGGTGCTCGTGGTACTCCTGGATCACTACACCGGCATCGGCGAGATCGACGGCGACGCGTAG
- the aglM gene encoding UDP-glucose 6-dehydrogenase AglM codes for MQLSIVGSGYVGTTIAACFAEVGHDVVNVDIDEDIVATLNDGDAPIHEPGLDDLVAEHAGDRLRATTDYGAVRDTDATFLALPTPSEDDGHIDLSIMKAGARSLGAALAEKDGHHLVVTKSTVVPTTTEEVIAPILEEESGKTLGEDVDVGMNPEFLREGSAVEDFLSPDKVVLGSETERAAETLRDVFDPLVARADDPPVVETGVAEAEMIKYANNGFLAAKISLANDIANICKEYGIDSEEVLSAIGLDHRIGSAFLGAGVGWGGSCFPKDVAAIIAAARDVGYDPAMLEAAVEVNDRQPVRLLGRLREHLDPDGARVAVLGLAFKPGTDDVRNSRAIPLVEALLDANADVVGYDPVATENFREKYPEIEYADSAGEALYGADAALVVTDWPAFADLDAEFDAMATPVVVDGRRIVTRREGIVYESLV; via the coding sequence ATGCAACTGAGCATCGTCGGCAGCGGCTACGTCGGGACGACGATCGCGGCGTGTTTCGCCGAGGTGGGCCACGACGTGGTCAACGTCGACATCGACGAGGATATCGTCGCGACGCTCAACGACGGCGACGCGCCGATCCACGAACCCGGCCTCGACGACCTCGTCGCAGAGCACGCCGGCGACCGACTGCGCGCGACGACCGACTACGGGGCCGTCCGCGACACGGACGCCACCTTCCTCGCGCTCCCGACCCCCTCCGAGGACGACGGCCACATCGACCTCTCGATCATGAAGGCCGGCGCGCGCTCGCTCGGCGCGGCGCTCGCCGAGAAGGACGGCCACCACCTCGTCGTGACCAAGAGCACGGTCGTGCCGACCACGACCGAGGAGGTGATCGCCCCGATCCTCGAAGAAGAGTCCGGCAAGACGCTCGGCGAGGACGTCGACGTCGGGATGAACCCCGAGTTCCTGCGCGAGGGCAGCGCCGTCGAGGACTTCCTCTCCCCCGACAAGGTCGTCCTCGGCTCCGAGACCGAGCGCGCGGCCGAGACGCTCCGCGACGTGTTCGACCCCCTCGTTGCGCGCGCGGACGATCCGCCGGTCGTCGAGACGGGCGTCGCCGAGGCGGAGATGATCAAGTACGCCAACAACGGCTTCCTCGCGGCGAAGATCTCGCTGGCGAACGACATCGCGAACATCTGCAAGGAGTACGGGATCGACTCCGAGGAGGTCCTCTCGGCCATCGGTCTGGACCACCGGATCGGCTCGGCGTTCCTCGGTGCGGGCGTCGGCTGGGGCGGCAGCTGCTTCCCGAAGGACGTCGCCGCGATCATCGCGGCCGCTCGCGACGTGGGCTACGACCCGGCGATGCTCGAGGCCGCCGTCGAGGTGAACGACCGACAGCCGGTCCGCCTGCTGGGTCGCCTCCGCGAGCACCTCGATCCCGACGGCGCTCGCGTGGCGGTGCTCGGCCTCGCGTTCAAGCCCGGCACCGACGACGTCCGCAACTCCCGCGCCATCCCGCTCGTGGAGGCCCTGCTGGATGCGAACGCGGATGTCGTCGGCTACGATCCCGTCGCCACCGAGAACTTTCGAGAGAAGTACCCGGAAATCGAGTACGCCGACTCCGCCGGCGAGGCGCTCTACGGCGCGGACGCCGCGCTTGTCGTCACCGACTGGCCCGCGTTCGCCGACCTGGATGCCGAATTCGACGCGATGGCGACGCCGGTCGTCGTCGACGGCCGACGGATCGTGACGCGGCGCGAGGGCATCGTCTACGAGTCGCTGGTGTAA
- a CDS encoding ABC transporter substrate-binding protein: MPIYPDMQYFIIQEEGYFDELSATVSGEVFSDGPSIVQASATGDFDVMLFGIVPAMIVMDKDIPAKITAANIQNAMQVLAHDDFAAIWADADSGADAFARFEEEEGRKFTFGTFPPGSVPDILLRYWLSEIVGVDPESDVNITALGGAGPVRQALLAGEVDGTSIMEPVPTVVEMRDAPYQSIAWAGDFMPGQPAAVTLMHDRLREDNPEQAAAFVEQHQRATNFANENPDGAARHASTVIGESSLPVETARRAMDSPASDFITDPHKIADGAQIFSEYAANAGRIEEALSNDDLFDFGVYDSL; this comes from the coding sequence ATGCCCATCTACCCGGATATGCAGTACTTCATCATACAGGAGGAGGGGTACTTCGACGAGCTGTCGGCGACGGTCTCCGGAGAGGTGTTCTCCGACGGTCCGAGCATCGTGCAGGCCTCCGCGACGGGCGATTTCGACGTGATGCTGTTCGGTATCGTCCCCGCGATGATCGTGATGGACAAGGACATCCCCGCGAAGATCACCGCCGCGAACATCCAGAACGCGATGCAGGTCCTGGCGCACGACGACTTCGCGGCGATCTGGGCGGACGCCGACTCGGGCGCGGACGCCTTCGCCCGATTCGAGGAGGAAGAGGGACGGAAGTTCACCTTCGGGACGTTCCCGCCCGGATCGGTTCCGGACATCCTGCTCCGCTACTGGCTGTCGGAGATCGTCGGCGTCGACCCCGAATCCGACGTGAACATCACCGCGCTCGGCGGCGCGGGACCGGTCCGGCAGGCGCTCCTCGCCGGCGAGGTCGACGGCACGTCGATCATGGAACCCGTGCCGACGGTCGTCGAGATGCGTGACGCGCCGTATCAGTCGATCGCCTGGGCGGGCGACTTCATGCCCGGTCAGCCCGCGGCGGTGACGCTGATGCACGACCGGCTCCGCGAAGACAACCCCGAGCAGGCGGCCGCCTTCGTCGAGCAGCACCAGCGCGCGACGAACTTCGCCAACGAGAACCCCGACGGGGCCGCACGGCACGCCAGCACCGTCATCGGCGAGTCGTCGCTGCCGGTCGAGACCGCGCGCCGGGCGATGGACTCGCCCGCCTCCGACTTCATCACCGACCCGCACAAGATCGCGGACGGCGCGCAGATCTTCTCGGAGTACGCCGCGAACGCGGGGCGGATCGAGGAGGCGCTCTCGAACGACGACCTGTTCGACTTCGGGGTGTACGACTCCCTATGA
- a CDS encoding transcriptional initiation protein Tat produces the protein MERRTVLGAAGVSLAALLGGCLGAFPRATGPRNPPDAPADQPRQTPDRPDLVVGTFDFEADDEGSLRVFGTVENRGDVQRTATVTVTARVDGEPFVRETSLAVDPGATAEWSVTFDVSYEEFASGGDLGVDVD, from the coding sequence ATGGAACGGCGAACCGTCCTCGGGGCCGCCGGCGTCTCGCTCGCGGCGCTCCTCGGCGGCTGTCTGGGCGCGTTTCCACGCGCGACCGGTCCGCGGAACCCGCCCGACGCGCCGGCCGACCAGCCCCGGCAGACGCCCGATCGCCCGGATCTCGTCGTCGGGACGTTCGACTTCGAGGCCGACGACGAGGGGTCGCTCCGCGTGTTCGGGACCGTCGAGAACCGCGGCGACGTCCAGCGAACGGCGACGGTGACCGTGACCGCACGGGTCGACGGCGAGCCGTTCGTCCGGGAGACGTCTCTCGCCGTCGACCCCGGCGCGACGGCCGAGTGGTCGGTCACCTTCGACGTCTCCTACGAGGAGTTCGCGAGCGGCGGCGACCTCGGCGTCGACGTCGATTGA
- a CDS encoding pyridoxal phosphate-dependent aminotransferase: protein MTHFSERVEQVSISGIREVFEAAGEDAINLGLGQPDFSAPTHAREAAAEAIREGLADGYTENKGLTSLREAIADKHARDQGLDVDPGDVIATAGGSEALHIALEAHVDAGDEVIIPDPGFVSYDALTRLTGGTPVPVPLRDDLTIDPDAIEAAITDDTAAFVVNSPGNPTGAVSPPEDVREFARIADEHDVLCISDEVYEYTVFDGEFRSPLEFADSDNVVVVNSASKLYSMTGWRLGWVVSSTRRIERMLRVHQYAQACAAAPSQFAAEAALTGPQDQVGEMTESFERRRDIVVDGLTDIGLDVPTPGGAFYCMPEVPEGFVDECLDRGVIVVPGEAFGEHGKGYARLSYATDEDSLHEALDVMGEAYDAVV, encoded by the coding sequence ATGACGCACTTCTCCGAGCGAGTCGAGCAGGTGTCGATCAGCGGCATCCGCGAGGTCTTCGAGGCCGCGGGCGAGGACGCGATCAACCTCGGACTGGGACAGCCGGACTTCTCGGCTCCCACCCACGCGCGGGAGGCCGCCGCCGAAGCGATCCGCGAGGGGCTCGCCGACGGCTACACCGAGAACAAGGGGTTGACGTCCCTTCGCGAGGCCATCGCAGACAAACACGCCCGCGATCAGGGGCTCGACGTCGACCCCGGCGACGTGATCGCCACCGCCGGCGGCTCCGAGGCGCTGCACATCGCCTTAGAGGCCCACGTCGACGCCGGCGACGAGGTCATCATCCCGGATCCGGGGTTCGTCTCCTACGACGCGCTCACGCGCCTCACGGGGGGGACGCCCGTGCCGGTCCCGCTCCGCGACGACCTGACGATCGACCCCGACGCGATCGAGGCGGCGATCACCGACGACACCGCCGCGTTCGTCGTCAACAGCCCCGGCAATCCCACGGGCGCGGTCTCGCCGCCCGAGGACGTCCGGGAGTTCGCCCGCATCGCCGACGAGCACGACGTCCTCTGTATTTCCGACGAGGTCTACGAGTACACCGTCTTCGACGGCGAGTTCCGCTCGCCGCTGGAGTTCGCCGACAGCGACAACGTCGTCGTCGTCAACTCGGCCTCGAAGCTCTACTCGATGACCGGGTGGCGACTCGGCTGGGTCGTCTCCTCGACGCGCCGAATCGAGCGGATGCTCCGCGTCCACCAGTACGCCCAGGCCTGCGCCGCCGCGCCGTCGCAGTTCGCCGCCGAGGCGGCGCTCACCGGGCCGCAAGACCAGGTGGGCGAGATGACCGAATCGTTCGAGCGCCGGCGCGACATCGTCGTCGACGGCCTCACGGACATCGGACTCGACGTCCCGACGCCCGGCGGCGCGTTCTACTGTATGCCGGAGGTCCCGGAGGGCTTCGTCGACGAGTGCCTGGATCGGGGCGTCATCGTCGTGCCCGGCGAGGCGTTCGGCGAACACGGGAAGGGGTACGCTCGTCTCTCCTACGCGACCGACGAGGACTCGCTGCACGAGGCGCTCGACGTTATGGGCGAGGCGTACGACGCGGTGGTCTAA
- a CDS encoding ABC transporter ATP-binding protein — MAGLSDSSESEVNHATTPKVVVDGVSKVYESERQRVEALSDVNFSVSEGEFVCLVGPSGCGKTTLFRTIAGLEAPTGGEIRLDGDPVTGPGTDRGMVFQEYGLFPWRTVRGNVAFGLEEQGVDEPERSRRVDEMLGLVGLEDFADAYPKELSGGMKQRVGIARALAVDPEILLADEPFGSVDAQTRDMLHGELLRIWAETGKTVLFVTHDVEEAVKLADRVVVMAADPGRVREVVAVDIDRPRGRTDPEFGEYVDRVRSLIGE, encoded by the coding sequence GTGGCGGGACTGAGCGACTCCTCCGAGAGCGAAGTAAACCACGCGACGACGCCCAAGGTCGTCGTCGACGGCGTGAGCAAGGTCTACGAGTCCGAGCGCCAGCGCGTCGAGGCGCTCTCGGACGTGAACTTCTCCGTCTCCGAGGGCGAGTTCGTCTGCCTCGTCGGTCCCTCGGGCTGCGGGAAGACGACGCTCTTCCGGACGATCGCCGGACTCGAAGCGCCGACCGGCGGCGAGATCCGCCTCGACGGCGACCCGGTCACCGGGCCGGGCACCGACCGCGGGATGGTCTTCCAGGAGTACGGCCTGTTCCCGTGGCGCACCGTCCGCGGCAACGTCGCCTTCGGTCTCGAAGAACAGGGCGTCGACGAACCCGAGCGGAGCCGTCGCGTCGACGAGATGCTCGGACTCGTCGGCCTGGAGGATTTCGCCGACGCCTACCCGAAGGAACTCTCCGGCGGGATGAAACAGCGCGTCGGCATCGCCCGTGCGCTCGCCGTCGACCCGGAGATCCTGCTCGCGGACGAGCCGTTCGGGAGCGTCGACGCCCAGACACGGGACATGCTCCACGGGGAACTGCTGCGGATCTGGGCGGAGACGGGGAAGACGGTGCTTTTCGTCACCCACGACGTCGAGGAGGCGGTGAAGCTCGCCGACCGCGTCGTCGTGATGGCCGCCGACCCGGGACGCGTCCGCGAGGTCGTCGCCGTGGACATCGATCGACCGCGCGGGCGGACGGACCCGGAATTCGGCGAGTACGTCGACCGGGTCCGCTCGCTCATCGGCGAGTAG